Proteins from a genomic interval of Sphingomonas sp. Y38-1Y:
- a CDS encoding sterol desaturase family protein — protein sequence MDVIELLVTRVAAHWHVAAFAFAAFTALELAFPRERQSLIGRIPGVIFWGLWFPVSVAVDLAFDALWQSAGVRPLLRVDVGSASLWIVIAVAVATTALYDFFFYWCHRFQHRFLWRWHAVHHSVRELNTVNAYHHVSEPVVQSILIILPMSLVVADSGAAPTIVVALVAAQSWLIHSASRLHFGPIAAVLVDNRFHRIHHSVDPQHFDRNFGAFTTLWDRLFGTAWMPRTDEWPDTGIAELDQPRSVGEWVSLPWRFPKLQTSAPAMLTHI from the coding sequence GTGGACGTGATCGAGCTCCTGGTAACCCGCGTGGCCGCGCATTGGCACGTCGCCGCCTTTGCTTTCGCCGCCTTCACGGCGCTGGAACTCGCCTTTCCGCGCGAGCGGCAAAGCCTTATCGGACGGATTCCCGGCGTGATCTTTTGGGGCTTGTGGTTTCCGGTCTCCGTCGCCGTCGACCTGGCTTTCGACGCGTTGTGGCAGTCGGCCGGGGTGCGGCCGTTGCTCCGGGTCGATGTCGGTTCGGCCAGCCTGTGGATCGTGATCGCCGTAGCGGTTGCGACCACCGCCCTCTACGACTTCTTCTTCTACTGGTGTCACCGGTTTCAGCATCGGTTCCTGTGGAGATGGCACGCGGTCCATCATTCGGTTCGCGAACTCAACACGGTCAACGCCTATCATCATGTCAGCGAGCCGGTCGTCCAGTCGATCCTTATCATCCTGCCGATGAGCTTGGTCGTCGCCGATAGTGGAGCGGCACCGACGATCGTCGTCGCGCTGGTCGCCGCACAAAGCTGGCTGATCCACAGCGCGTCACGACTTCACTTCGGTCCGATCGCGGCAGTCCTGGTGGACAATCGCTTTCATCGCATCCACCACTCGGTCGACCCGCAGCATTTCGATCGGAACTTCGGGGCGTTCACGACGCTCTGGGACCGACTGTTCGGGACCGCGTGGATGCCGCGAACGGACGAGTGGCCGGATACGGGCATCGCTGAACTCGACCAGCCGCGCAGCGTTGGCGAGTGGGTCAGTTTGCCATGGCGCTTTCCCAAGCTTCAAACGAGCGCTCCAGCGATGCTCACGCACATATAA
- a CDS encoding aspartate-semialdehyde dehydrogenase, which translates to MGYRIVVAGATGNVGREMLNILAEREFPADEIAVLASSRSVGEEAEYGETGRKLKIQNIEHFDPTGWDMALFAIGSDATKIHAPRFAAAGCVVIDNSSLYRMDPDVPLIVPEVNPEAIDGYTAKNIIANPNCSTAQMVVALKPLHDAAGIKRVVVATYQSVSGAGKAGMDELFEQSRNIFVGDQAEPKKFTKQIAFNVIPHIDSFLDDGSTKEEWKMVVETKKILDLKVKVVATCVRVPVFVGHSEAVNVEFEREISAEEAQNILREAPGIMLVDKREDGGYVTPIECVGDYATFVSRVREDSTVDNGLAFWCVSDNLRKGAALNAVQIAELLGRRHLKKG; encoded by the coding sequence ATGGGTTATCGGATCGTCGTCGCGGGCGCGACGGGCAATGTCGGGCGCGAGATGCTCAACATCCTCGCCGAGCGTGAGTTTCCGGCCGACGAGATCGCGGTGCTGGCAAGCAGCCGCTCGGTCGGCGAGGAAGCCGAATATGGCGAGACCGGCCGCAAGCTGAAGATCCAGAATATCGAGCATTTCGATCCGACCGGCTGGGACATGGCGCTGTTCGCGATCGGCAGCGACGCGACCAAGATCCATGCGCCCCGGTTCGCGGCGGCGGGCTGCGTCGTGATCGACAATTCGTCGCTCTATCGCATGGACCCCGACGTGCCGCTGATCGTACCCGAGGTGAATCCTGAGGCGATCGACGGCTATACGGCCAAGAACATCATCGCCAATCCGAACTGCTCGACCGCGCAGATGGTCGTGGCGCTCAAGCCGCTGCACGATGCCGCCGGGATCAAGCGCGTCGTCGTCGCGACCTATCAGTCGGTATCCGGCGCGGGCAAGGCGGGGATGGACGAGCTGTTCGAGCAGAGCCGCAACATCTTCGTCGGCGACCAGGCCGAGCCCAAGAAGTTCACCAAGCAGATCGCCTTCAACGTCATTCCGCACATCGACAGCTTCCTGGACGACGGGTCGACCAAGGAAGAGTGGAAGATGGTCGTCGAGACCAAGAAGATCCTGGATCTCAAGGTCAAGGTCGTCGCGACCTGTGTCCGCGTGCCCGTGTTCGTCGGCCATTCGGAAGCGGTGAACGTCGAGTTCGAGCGCGAGATTTCGGCCGAGGAGGCGCAGAACATCCTGCGCGAGGCGCCGGGCATCATGCTCGTCGACAAGCGCGAGGACGGCGGATACGTCACGCCGATCGAGTGCGTCGGCGACTATGCCACGTTCGTCAGCCGCGTTCGCGAGGATTCGACCGTGGACAACGGCCTCGCCTTCTGGTGCGTCAGCGACAATCTCCGCAAGGGCGCGGCGCTGAACGCGGTGCAGATCGCCGAGCTGCTGGGACGCCGGCATCTGAAGAAGGGCTGA
- a CDS encoding YqgE/AlgH family protein, which produces MSVSVSSSPFLTGQFLLAMPGIGDPRFERAVIAMCAHDKEGALGIGIGATIDGLTFHDVLEQFEIPTDGVPAVPVHFGGPVEPRRGFIVHSVDWSGQDTVDVAGRWALSGTVDVLRAIAEGKGPARWIVALGYAGWGEGQLDEEMTRHGWFNTAGDEALLYDVEPDKRWEQGFTMAGIDSRLLTISAGNA; this is translated from the coding sequence ATGTCAGTGTCCGTTTCGTCCAGTCCCTTCCTCACCGGCCAGTTCCTGCTGGCGATGCCGGGCATCGGCGATCCCCGGTTCGAGCGCGCGGTGATCGCGATGTGTGCCCACGACAAGGAGGGCGCGCTGGGCATCGGGATCGGCGCGACGATCGACGGGCTGACCTTCCACGACGTGCTCGAACAGTTCGAGATTCCGACCGACGGCGTGCCCGCGGTGCCCGTCCATTTCGGCGGCCCGGTCGAACCGCGGCGCGGCTTCATCGTCCACTCCGTCGACTGGAGCGGGCAGGATACCGTCGACGTCGCGGGCCGCTGGGCGCTGTCGGGCACGGTCGACGTGCTGCGCGCGATCGCCGAGGGGAAGGGGCCGGCGCGGTGGATCGTCGCGCTCGGCTATGCCGGGTGGGGCGAGGGACAACTCGATGAGGAGATGACCCGCCACGGCTGGTTCAACACGGCGGGTGACGAGGCGCTGCTGTACGATGTCGAACCCGACAAGCGTTGGGAACAAGGCTTCACCATGGCGGGAATCGATTCCAGACTCTTGACGATATCGGCTGGAAATGCCTGA
- a CDS encoding TetR/AcrR family transcriptional regulator — protein MSAIEGVARAGEGTKRFQAKRDAILAAAAEAINEQSAKGMTFADVARRVGLNTTSVTYYFKRKEDLAAAAFDQTIDTLLATLDDALEQATPEDRVARFVALTFARLTRVRAGSEAAVAVLSDLRAMDEPAKGALLGRWREVFRRTRQLFGPMPTRAHTDLNGARAHVLLENSFWLTAWLDRYDSDQLPRVEARLMDLLAGGLAGPGAEWAPSLLDLTHGATRSSRENFLLAATRLINELGYRGASVQRIASELNVTKGSFYHHLDAKDDLVTQCYARSFETIAGAQREADAGGGSHWHRLSSTVATLLDSQFSDAGPLLRTTALSGLPIGVRQVMMDRSNRIARRFAGTISDGVAEGSCRPVDALIAAQALMALQNAAFDMRSWSRTMPRDRAVALYASTLMFGMFDDRAIKEPASR, from the coding sequence ATGAGCGCGATCGAGGGGGTCGCCCGCGCGGGCGAAGGAACCAAACGCTTTCAGGCCAAGCGCGACGCGATCCTCGCGGCGGCGGCCGAAGCGATCAACGAGCAATCGGCAAAGGGCATGACCTTTGCCGACGTGGCGCGGCGCGTGGGGCTCAACACCACCAGCGTCACCTATTATTTCAAGCGCAAGGAAGACCTGGCGGCTGCCGCGTTCGACCAGACGATCGACACGCTGCTGGCGACGCTGGACGACGCGCTGGAACAGGCGACGCCGGAGGATCGCGTCGCGCGGTTCGTGGCGCTGACCTTTGCGCGGCTGACGCGGGTGCGTGCGGGCAGCGAGGCCGCGGTCGCGGTGCTCTCCGACCTTCGCGCGATGGACGAGCCGGCCAAGGGCGCGCTGCTGGGGCGGTGGCGGGAGGTGTTCCGGCGGACGCGCCAGCTGTTCGGGCCGATGCCGACGCGCGCGCATACCGACCTCAATGGCGCGCGGGCGCACGTGCTGCTGGAGAACAGCTTCTGGCTGACCGCATGGCTCGATCGCTATGACAGCGACCAGTTGCCCCGTGTCGAGGCGCGGTTGATGGACCTGCTCGCGGGCGGCCTTGCGGGACCGGGTGCCGAATGGGCGCCGTCGCTGCTCGACCTCACTCACGGCGCGACGCGGTCCAGCCGCGAGAATTTCCTGCTCGCCGCCACCCGCCTCATCAACGAGCTCGGCTATCGCGGGGCGTCGGTGCAGCGGATCGCGAGCGAGCTGAACGTCACCAAGGGCAGCTTCTACCACCATCTGGACGCCAAGGACGACCTCGTCACGCAATGCTATGCGCGCAGTTTCGAGACGATCGCCGGTGCGCAGCGAGAGGCGGATGCGGGCGGGGGCAGTCACTGGCACCGTCTGTCGAGCACCGTCGCGACGTTGCTCGACAGCCAGTTCTCGGACGCGGGGCCGCTGCTACGCACGACGGCGCTGTCGGGGCTGCCGATCGGCGTGCGCCAGGTGATGATGGATCGGTCGAACCGGATCGCGCGCCGCTTTGCCGGGACGATCAGCGACGGCGTCGCGGAAGGGTCGTGCCGCCCCGTCGACGCGCTGATCGCCGCGCAGGCGCTGATGGCGCTCCAGAATGCCGCGTTCGACATGCGGAGCTGGTCGCGGACGATGCCGCGCGACCGCGCCGTGGCGCTCTATGCCTCGACGCTGATGTTCGGGATGTTCGACGATCGCGCCATCAAGGAACCGGCGTCAAGGTGA
- a CDS encoding AMP nucleosidase: MTTAESIVAELDRLYTASVSRLKQALETYLSTGEAPAPEMRKDGSFAYPEIRVRYTGGPDRPAPPRSFGRLVTAGDYRISVTKPAMFGDYLTEQLTLLVEDYDVEVKAVPGRQEIPFPYVLDPGHALQLDEVSASELARWFPATELAHIGDEIADGLWVSLDGTRPLALFDGLRTDFSLARLRHYTGTPTEHVQKYILFTNYHRYVDEFVRWGTEQLGKGQYTALSGAGGLYLKPGADPTDHVADSAWRRHQMPAYHLIAPDRSGITLVNIGVGPSNAKTITDHLAVMRPEAWLMIGHCGGLRPSQRIGDYVLAHAYLRDDHVLDEVLPPAIPVPAIAEVQQALARAAQTVSGQSGDELKRRLRTGTIVTTDDRNWELRFSASALRFSLSRAVGIDMESATIAAQGYRFRVPYGTLLCVSDKPLHGELKLPGQANRFYERAISEHMRIGIETVEELRREGGKLHSRKLRAFNEPPFR; this comes from the coding sequence ATGACAACGGCAGAATCGATCGTCGCCGAGCTTGATCGGCTTTACACCGCCTCCGTCTCGCGCCTGAAGCAGGCGCTTGAGACCTATCTCTCCACCGGCGAAGCGCCAGCGCCCGAGATGCGCAAGGACGGCAGCTTCGCCTATCCCGAGATCCGCGTCCGCTATACCGGCGGACCCGACCGCCCCGCCCCGCCGCGCTCGTTCGGCCGGCTCGTCACTGCGGGCGACTATCGCATCAGCGTGACCAAGCCCGCGATGTTCGGCGACTATCTGACCGAGCAGTTGACGCTGTTGGTCGAGGATTATGATGTCGAGGTGAAGGCGGTCCCCGGGCGCCAGGAGATACCGTTCCCTTACGTCCTCGACCCCGGCCACGCGCTTCAGCTCGACGAGGTGTCCGCCTCCGAGCTTGCCCGCTGGTTTCCCGCGACCGAGCTGGCGCATATCGGCGACGAGATCGCCGATGGCCTGTGGGTCAGTCTGGACGGGACGCGCCCGCTGGCGCTGTTCGACGGTCTGCGCACCGACTTCAGCCTCGCCCGGCTGCGCCACTATACCGGCACGCCGACCGAGCATGTCCAGAAGTATATCCTGTTCACCAACTATCACCGCTATGTCGACGAGTTCGTGCGCTGGGGCACCGAGCAGCTCGGCAAGGGGCAATATACCGCGCTGTCGGGCGCGGGCGGCCTCTATCTGAAGCCCGGCGCCGACCCCACCGACCATGTCGCGGACAGCGCGTGGCGCCGGCACCAGATGCCCGCCTATCACCTGATCGCGCCCGATCGCAGCGGCATCACGCTGGTCAACATCGGCGTCGGCCCGTCCAATGCCAAGACGATCACCGACCACCTTGCGGTCATGCGGCCCGAGGCGTGGCTGATGATCGGCCACTGCGGCGGGCTGCGTCCCAGCCAGCGCATCGGCGACTATGTGCTTGCCCACGCCTATCTTCGCGACGACCACGTCCTGGACGAGGTGCTGCCGCCCGCGATTCCCGTGCCCGCCATCGCCGAGGTGCAGCAGGCGCTCGCCCGCGCGGCGCAGACGGTGTCGGGTCAGTCGGGCGACGAGCTCAAGCGTCGCCTGCGCACCGGGACGATCGTCACCACCGACGATCGCAACTGGGAACTGCGCTTCTCCGCCTCGGCGCTGCGCTTTTCGCTCAGCCGCGCGGTCGGCATCGACATGGAATCGGCGACGATCGCGGCGCAAGGCTATCGCTTCCGCGTCCCCTACGGCACGCTGCTATGCGTGTCGGACAAGCCGCTCCATGGCGAGCTCAAGCTGCCGGGCCAGGCCAACCGCTTCTACGAGCGCGCGATCAGCGAGCATATGCGGATCGGCATCGAGACGGTCGAGGAACTCCGCCGTGAGGGCGGCAAGCTCCACAGCCGCAAGCTGCGCGCCTTCAATGAGCCGCCGTTCAGGTAA
- the ahcY gene encoding adenosylhomocysteinase: MATAPVLETTDYVIKDIALADFGRAEIKIAETEMPGLMSLREEFGAAQPLKGARITGSLHMTIQTAVLIETLTALGADVRWATCNIFSTQDHAAAAIAATGVPVFAVKGESLAEYWDYVGDIFSWDHEVEGQTANLILDDGGDATMFALWGAKLEAGATLPEPENAEEVEFQRALKAFIAKKPGYLTETVKNLKGVSEETTTGVHRLYEIAKKGELPFPAINVNDSVTKSKFDNLYGCKESLVDAIRRATDVMLAGKVAVVAGFGDVGKGSAQSLRNGGARVMVTEVDPICALQAAMEGFEVVTMEEAVTRADIFCTATGNADVITADHMKAMKPMSIVCNIGHFDSEIQIAALSNYKWTEVKPGTDLVEFPDGKQIIVLAKGRLVNLGCATGHPSFVMSSSFTNQTLAQLELWTAGEKYENKVYVLPKHLDEKVAALHLEKLGVKLSKLTSKQASYIGVPIEGPFKPDHYRY, from the coding sequence GTGGCCACCGCCCCCGTCCTCGAGACGACCGACTATGTCATCAAGGACATCGCGCTTGCCGATTTCGGCCGCGCCGAGATCAAGATCGCCGAGACCGAGATGCCGGGCCTCATGTCGCTGCGCGAGGAGTTCGGCGCCGCGCAGCCGCTGAAGGGCGCGCGCATCACCGGCTCGCTGCACATGACGATCCAGACCGCGGTGCTGATCGAGACGCTGACCGCGCTCGGCGCCGACGTGCGCTGGGCGACGTGCAACATCTTCTCGACGCAGGACCATGCCGCCGCCGCGATCGCCGCGACCGGCGTGCCGGTGTTCGCGGTCAAGGGCGAGAGCCTGGCCGAATATTGGGACTATGTCGGCGACATCTTTAGCTGGGACCATGAGGTCGAAGGCCAGACCGCCAACCTGATCCTGGACGATGGCGGCGACGCGACGATGTTCGCGCTGTGGGGCGCCAAGCTCGAAGCCGGCGCGACGCTACCTGAGCCCGAGAACGCCGAAGAGGTCGAGTTCCAGCGCGCGCTGAAGGCGTTCATTGCGAAGAAGCCCGGCTATCTGACCGAAACGGTCAAGAACCTGAAGGGCGTCAGCGAAGAGACGACCACCGGCGTCCACCGCCTGTACGAGATCGCCAAGAAGGGCGAGCTTCCGTTCCCCGCGATCAACGTCAACGACAGCGTCACCAAATCGAAGTTCGACAACCTCTATGGTTGCAAGGAATCGCTGGTCGACGCGATTCGCCGCGCGACCGACGTGATGCTGGCCGGCAAGGTCGCGGTCGTCGCCGGCTTCGGCGACGTGGGCAAGGGTTCGGCCCAGTCGCTCCGCAACGGCGGCGCGCGCGTGATGGTGACGGAGGTCGACCCGATCTGCGCGCTTCAGGCCGCGATGGAAGGGTTCGAGGTCGTGACGATGGAGGAAGCGGTGACCCGCGCCGACATCTTCTGCACCGCGACGGGCAATGCCGACGTCATCACCGCCGATCACATGAAGGCGATGAAGCCGATGTCGATCGTCTGCAACATCGGCCATTTCGACAGCGAGATCCAGATCGCGGCGCTGTCGAACTACAAGTGGACCGAAGTGAAGCCGGGCACCGACCTGGTCGAGTTTCCGGACGGCAAGCAGATCATCGTGCTCGCCAAGGGCCGCCTGGTGAACCTGGGCTGCGCGACGGGCCACCCGTCGTTCGTCATGTCCTCGTCCTTCACCAACCAGACACTGGCGCAGCTCGAGCTGTGGACGGCCGGCGAGAAGTACGAGAACAAGGTCTACGTCCTGCCCAAGCATCTGGACGAGAAGGTCGCGGCGCTTCACCTGGAGAAGCTGGGCGTCAAGCTGTCCAAGCTGACGAGCAAGCAGGCGAGCTATATCGGCGTGCCGATCGAGGGTCCGTTCAAGCCGGATCACTATCGCTACTGA
- a CDS encoding SDR family oxidoreductase, producing the protein MTDLSNQTILITGASSGIGEAAVRELAAKGATLFIGARRTDRLEALAKELGDHVAWQALDVTDAASFAAFADAAEARFGRIDTLVNNAGIMPLSPLAACRVEDWRRMLDVNVMGVLNGIAAVLPRFIAQGSGHVVNVASVAAHNVYPTSAVYCGTKFAVWAISEGLRLEHNNIRATVISPGVVSTELGHDIADPSIQSALVEWRKGSLTPDAIARAIRFAVEQPDGVDVNEIVVRPVDTAL; encoded by the coding sequence ATGACCGACCTGTCGAACCAGACCATTCTCATCACCGGCGCGTCGAGCGGTATCGGCGAGGCGGCGGTACGCGAACTCGCCGCCAAGGGTGCGACGCTCTTCATCGGCGCGCGGCGCACCGACCGGCTCGAAGCGTTGGCGAAGGAGCTCGGCGACCATGTTGCCTGGCAGGCGCTCGACGTCACCGACGCCGCCAGCTTCGCCGCGTTCGCCGACGCGGCCGAGGCGCGGTTCGGGCGCATCGACACGCTCGTCAACAATGCCGGCATCATGCCGCTGTCGCCGCTCGCGGCTTGCCGTGTCGAGGATTGGCGCCGGATGCTCGACGTCAACGTGATGGGCGTGCTCAACGGCATCGCCGCCGTGCTGCCGCGTTTCATCGCGCAGGGAAGCGGGCACGTCGTCAACGTGGCGTCGGTGGCGGCGCACAACGTCTATCCGACCTCGGCGGTCTATTGCGGCACCAAGTTCGCGGTGTGGGCGATCAGCGAGGGGCTGCGCCTAGAGCACAACAACATTCGCGCGACCGTGATCTCGCCCGGCGTCGTCTCGACCGAACTCGGCCACGACATCGCCGATCCGTCGATCCAGTCGGCGCTGGTCGAATGGCGCAAGGGTTCGCTGACCCCCGATGCGATCGCCCGCGCGATCCGCTTCGCGGTCGAGCAGCCGGACGGCGTCGACGTCAACGAGATCGTCGTCCGTCCGGTCGACACCGCACTCTGA
- a CDS encoding SDR family NAD(P)-dependent oxidoreductase, translated as MRFSGKSVIVTGAGSGIGRATAIGFAAEGAAVTCADLNGAEATAAAIADAGGRALGVTMDAGEEAAVGALINRAIEAHGGIDVVHANAGISGGLTGLFDQSAGDWAEILRINLIGPFLAIKHAAPRIAERGGGAIVLTASVAGLRSGAGGAAYSASKAGVINLAQTAAQQLSGSGVRVNAVCPGLIETGMTQVLFDRARDRGAEDRIGALNPLRRAGVPDEIAGVVLFLASDAASYLNGQAIAVDGGLSTSHPVTRQRYGQVAT; from the coding sequence ATGCGCTTTTCGGGCAAGTCGGTGATCGTCACGGGTGCGGGGTCGGGCATCGGCCGCGCCACCGCGATCGGCTTTGCCGCGGAGGGGGCGGCGGTGACCTGCGCCGACCTGAACGGCGCTGAGGCGACGGCGGCGGCGATCGCGGATGCAGGCGGCCGGGCACTTGGCGTGACGATGGACGCGGGCGAGGAGGCGGCGGTCGGCGCGTTGATCAACCGCGCGATCGAGGCCCATGGCGGGATCGACGTCGTCCACGCCAATGCGGGCATCTCGGGCGGGCTCACCGGCCTGTTCGACCAGAGCGCCGGCGACTGGGCGGAGATCCTGCGCATCAACCTGATCGGCCCGTTCCTGGCGATCAAGCATGCCGCGCCGCGCATCGCCGAGCGGGGCGGCGGCGCGATCGTGCTGACCGCCAGTGTCGCGGGGCTCCGGTCGGGGGCCGGCGGCGCGGCCTATTCGGCGTCGAAGGCTGGCGTCATCAACCTGGCCCAGACGGCCGCGCAGCAGCTTTCCGGATCGGGCGTGCGCGTGAACGCCGTATGTCCCGGCCTGATCGAGACGGGCATGACGCAGGTGCTGTTCGACCGCGCGCGTGACCGCGGGGCGGAGGATCGGATCGGCGCGCTCAATCCGCTGCGGCGTGCGGGCGTGCCGGACGAGATCGCCGGGGTCGTGCTGTTCCTCGCCAGCGATGCGGCGAGCTACCTCAACGGGCAGGCGATCGCGGTCGATGGCGGGCTTTCCACCAGCCACCCGGTCACGCGCCAGCGATACGGCCAGGTTGCGACCTGA
- a CDS encoding alpha/beta fold hydrolase, which produces MTDQSTMQHLTAADGTRLAWHELGEGRPIVLIHGYMSSADVNWMRWGHAGKVAAEGYRVIMPDLRAHGQSDRPHDAAAYYPDVLAEDAEALIAKLGLTDYDLGGYSLGARTTMRVLDRAKVTAPAKVIFVGMGYEGLIDTDRRSGHFRGILDNLGTFERGSPKWMVEAFLKTTKGDPVALRHILDTFVDTAPERVAAITQPTLVLAGEEDDDNGSHRELAAAIPGAALKEVPGGHMSAVTKPELGDALAEWLAAK; this is translated from the coding sequence ATGACCGATCAATCGACGATGCAGCACCTGACCGCGGCCGACGGCACGCGCCTTGCGTGGCATGAACTGGGCGAGGGGCGGCCGATCGTGCTGATCCACGGCTATATGTCGAGCGCCGACGTCAACTGGATGCGGTGGGGGCATGCGGGCAAGGTCGCGGCTGAGGGCTACCGCGTCATCATGCCCGACCTGCGTGCGCACGGGCAGAGCGACCGGCCGCACGATGCCGCCGCCTACTATCCCGACGTGTTGGCCGAGGATGCGGAGGCGCTGATCGCCAAGCTGGGGCTGACCGACTACGATCTCGGCGGTTACTCGCTCGGCGCGCGGACGACGATGCGGGTGCTCGATCGGGCGAAGGTGACTGCGCCCGCGAAGGTGATCTTCGTCGGCATGGGCTATGAGGGCCTGATCGACACCGACCGGCGTAGCGGGCACTTCCGCGGCATCCTCGACAATCTCGGCACGTTCGAGCGGGGGTCGCCCAAGTGGATGGTCGAGGCGTTCCTCAAGACGACCAAGGGCGACCCGGTGGCGCTGCGCCACATCCTCGACACCTTCGTCGACACCGCGCCGGAGCGCGTTGCGGCGATCACGCAGCCGACGCTGGTGCTGGCGGGCGAAGAGGATGACGACAATGGCTCGCACCGCGAGCTGGCGGCGGCGATCCCGGGTGCGGCGCTGAAGGAAGTGCCGGGCGGCCATATGAGCGCGGTGACCAAGCCGGAGCTTGGCGATGCGCTGGCGGAGTGGTTGGCAGCGAAGTAA
- a CDS encoding peroxiredoxin gives MTIKVGERLPEAKLVKVGADGPEQISSADYFKGRRVALFAVPGAFTPTCSARHLPGFVDRAEELKAKGIDEVACTSVNDAFVLGAWSKSNDASAVTMLADGNGDFAKAAGLEMDGSAYGMGTRSQRYAMIVNDGVVEQIHVEQPGEFSVSSADHLIEQL, from the coding sequence ATGACGATCAAGGTTGGAGAGCGACTGCCGGAGGCGAAGCTGGTCAAGGTCGGCGCCGACGGGCCCGAGCAGATCAGCTCGGCCGACTATTTCAAGGGTCGCCGCGTTGCGCTGTTCGCGGTACCGGGCGCGTTCACGCCGACCTGTTCCGCGCGCCACCTGCCGGGCTTCGTCGATCGTGCCGAGGAGCTGAAGGCCAAGGGCATCGACGAGGTCGCGTGCACATCGGTCAACGACGCCTTCGTGCTCGGCGCCTGGAGCAAGTCGAACGACGCGTCGGCGGTGACGATGCTGGCCGACGGCAATGGTGACTTCGCCAAGGCGGCGGGGCTCGAAATGGACGGCAGCGCCTATGGCATGGGCACGCGCAGCCAGCGTTACGCGATGATCGTCAACGACGGCGTGGTCGAGCAGATCCATGTCGAGCAGCCGGGCGAGTTCAGCGTCAGCTCGGCGGACCATCTGATCGAGCAGCTTTAA
- a CDS encoding SDR family oxidoreductase: MAVTLKPLSDQTIVITGASSGIGLATARRAAREGARVVMVARNEMALREAAEAISRSGGKAAWIALDVAEEDAPQRIGALADQRFGGFDTWVNDAAVALYAPLMETDMDEHRRVFEVGYFALVRASRYAVDRLKDRGGALINVGSVLSERAISLQGTYSAMKHAVLGFTEALRTELEGDGVPISVTLIKPTGIDTPYPEHARNKLDKPARIPPIVYDPELVAKAICFAASHKKRELTVGGGGFMISGLGNAMPRMTDLMVETVFGKPAQTIDTPPEPGAADNLFEARKDGRERSNKDIYVRRTSLSLEAQMRPAATAALVGGAAAALWLLLRPTKLGDGTLNGGAHQADGTDSSRSWQAGIADEGTIPEREPVAMS; encoded by the coding sequence ATGGCCGTCACCTTGAAGCCGCTGTCCGACCAGACGATCGTCATCACCGGTGCCTCGTCGGGCATCGGCCTCGCCACCGCGCGCCGCGCCGCTCGCGAGGGCGCGCGCGTGGTGATGGTCGCGCGCAACGAGATGGCGCTGCGCGAAGCGGCCGAGGCGATCTCGCGCTCCGGCGGCAAGGCGGCGTGGATCGCGCTCGACGTGGCGGAAGAGGATGCGCCGCAGCGGATCGGCGCGCTCGCCGACCAGCGGTTCGGCGGGTTCGACACCTGGGTCAACGACGCCGCCGTGGCGCTCTATGCGCCGCTGATGGAAACCGACATGGACGAACATCGCCGCGTGTTCGAGGTCGGCTATTTCGCGCTCGTCCGCGCCTCGCGCTACGCGGTCGATCGGCTGAAGGATCGGGGCGGCGCGCTCATCAATGTGGGCTCGGTCCTGTCGGAGCGCGCGATCTCGCTCCAGGGCACCTATTCGGCGATGAAGCATGCCGTGCTCGGCTTTACTGAGGCGCTGCGCACCGAGCTGGAGGGCGACGGCGTGCCGATCTCGGTGACGCTCATCAAGCCGACCGGCATCGACACGCCCTATCCCGAACATGCCCGCAACAAGCTCGACAAGCCGGCGCGCATCCCGCCGATCGTCTACGACCCCGAACTGGTCGCCAAGGCGATCTGCTTCGCCGCGAGCCACAAGAAGCGCGAGCTGACGGTCGGCGGCGGCGGGTTCATGATCTCCGGGCTGGGCAACGCGATGCCGCGCATGACTGACCTGATGGTCGAAACGGTGTTCGGCAAGCCCGCGCAGACGATCGACACCCCGCCCGAGCCGGGTGCCGCCGACAACCTCTTCGAAGCGCGCAAGGACGGGCGCGAGCGGTCGAACAAGGACATCTATGTCCGCCGCACCAGCCTGTCGCTGGAGGCGCAGATGCGCCCTGCGGCGACCGCGGCCCTGGTCGGCGGTGCGGCGGCGGCGCTGTGGCTCCTGCTCCGTCCGACGAAGCTGGGCGACGGCACGCTGAACGGCGGCGCGCACCAGGCCGACGGGACGGACTCGTCGCGCTCCTGGCAGGCCGGCATCGCCGACGAAGGCACGATCCCGGAGCGTGAGCCGGTCGCGATGAGCTGA